In the genome of Hyphobacterium sp. CCMP332, one region contains:
- the hemB gene encoding porphobilinogen synthase — protein sequence MNYPTTRNRRLRQSNSIRALSREHSLSPDDFIVPVFIEEGKNQKNEITSMPGYYRYSLDTLKTEINLIKKLGLKSVLLFVKVPDHKKDNFGKEALNSDGLMQQSIKMIKDLAPELCVMTDVAMDPYSEFGHDGLVENKQIVNDPSNKILANMALSHAQAGADFVAPSDMMDGRVKMIREKLEVNQFHNTGILAYSAKYASCFYGPFRDALDSAPGFGDKKTYQMDPANSREAVKEAQMDQLEGADILMVKPAGPYLDIISKVKENTQLPIAAYQVSGEYAMIKAAAKQGWLNEKYAMLESVLGIKRAGADMIASYFAKEIVKEIL from the coding sequence ATGAACTATCCCACAACAAGAAACAGAAGGCTTCGCCAAAGTAATTCTATTCGAGCTTTAAGCCGAGAGCATTCCCTGAGTCCAGATGATTTTATAGTCCCTGTCTTTATTGAAGAAGGTAAAAATCAAAAAAACGAAATTACTTCAATGCCCGGTTACTATCGGTATTCGTTGGATACTTTGAAAACTGAAATTAATCTGATTAAAAAACTGGGTTTAAAATCAGTATTGCTCTTTGTTAAAGTTCCGGATCACAAAAAAGACAATTTTGGCAAAGAAGCATTAAACTCCGATGGCTTAATGCAGCAGAGTATTAAAATGATCAAAGATTTGGCACCCGAATTATGCGTAATGACAGATGTAGCTATGGATCCCTATTCTGAATTTGGTCATGATGGGCTTGTAGAAAATAAACAAATTGTAAATGACCCAAGCAATAAAATCCTTGCAAATATGGCCTTGAGTCATGCTCAGGCCGGTGCAGATTTCGTGGCACCATCCGATATGATGGATGGCAGAGTAAAAATGATTAGGGAAAAACTTGAAGTCAATCAATTTCATAACACGGGAATACTTGCTTACAGTGCAAAATACGCTTCCTGTTTTTATGGTCCATTCCGCGACGCCCTTGACTCTGCACCGGGTTTTGGTGACAAAAAGACCTATCAAATGGATCCTGCCAATAGCAGAGAGGCTGTAAAAGAGGCTCAAATGGATCAGTTGGAAGGTGCAGATATATTAATGGTAAAGCCGGCCGGTCCTTATCTTGACATCATAAGTAAGGTGAAAGAAAATACGCAATTACCCATAGCCGCTTATCAGGTTTCAGGGGAATACGCCATGATAAAAGCCGCAGCCAAACAAGGATGGTTAAATGAAAAATATGCAATGTTGGAATCAGTCTTGGGAATTAAAAGGGCCGGGGCCGATATGATTGCCTCTTATTTTGCCAAAGAAATTGTTAAAGAAATTTTATAA
- a CDS encoding CoA-binding protein, with amino-acid sequence MAGKTLVLGASPNPRRYAYLAAEELLAKGHEIVLVGRRKGNIEGVEIETDFPVYNDIDTITLYVGTSNQSQLYDYIFKIKPKRIIFNPGTENSELRKLATEKGIETEYACTLVLLSLDSY; translated from the coding sequence ATGGCAGGAAAAACATTAGTATTAGGGGCATCACCAAATCCCAGGCGATATGCTTACTTAGCGGCTGAAGAGCTTTTAGCCAAAGGGCATGAAATCGTACTGGTTGGGAGAAGAAAAGGTAACATTGAAGGCGTAGAAATAGAAACTGACTTCCCGGTCTATAATGACATTGACACCATTACCCTCTACGTGGGAACATCAAATCAAAGCCAACTTTACGACTACATTTTTAAAATTAAACCCAAAAGAATAATTTTTAATCCGGGTACTGAAAACTCTGAATTGCGAAAACTGGCAACTGAAAAAGGCATAGAAACCGAATATGCTTGTACCTTGGTATTGCTGTCTCTTGATAGTTATTAA
- a CDS encoding toxin-antitoxin system YwqK family antitoxin: protein MNFLPKHLGLIVLLFLSVESTAQLKEVRVMFDSLDQQVKEKYFVREDNPLILDGPYTSFYLNGNVKSKGQYQNNLPTGKWYYYFENAKLKMESEISENEGGYWKYYFENGNISQEGVLKDGKKTGLWQFYYESGQLKSKGYYKEDKREGNWNIYYEDNTLKAQAIYEGDIAWYREFYPSGELKMEGKISSGKSDSTWTHYYKNGNLKAVGEEKNGLKEGKWVYYHESGEKESEGTYEHGQKNGKWKYYYSDGALNAEGKLIADQKEGYWKLFYNSGASLAEGIYDDGSGKYTEYYESGKVKVKGFVKEGVNDSSWTFFYEDGSIEGQCNYEQGEGEYTGFYKNGKPKMKGKLKNGAKTGVWQLYDEKGKLAGLYKTYYDKEEPVVVEPKDPVVKKEPKKEPESSKPSYNFKQRRRISYFQARINEYRSFILSSNPLQTLFGSFPVALEYYYQERLGYELKVALIRNPFYIANRQVATDVPYERGFYIDLRQKFYFEKNIYGLLYFGHEIRYTRSTYGANLSDPVLNRFFKPSLNEDLVEYSIVFGDRVMESHANKGFTLDVWGGLGVGYRSISRNWTNIPAVSNAYRDVNQDPISIPIRIGITVGYVFKYNPSPLYN, encoded by the coding sequence ATGAATTTTCTGCCAAAACATCTTGGGCTGATTGTTTTATTGTTTTTATCAGTGGAATCAACGGCGCAATTAAAAGAGGTTCGCGTAATGTTTGATTCCCTTGATCAGCAGGTAAAAGAAAAATATTTCGTCAGAGAGGATAATCCACTGATTCTAGATGGACCTTATACTTCATTTTATTTGAATGGGAATGTAAAATCCAAAGGACAGTATCAAAATAATTTACCGACAGGGAAATGGTATTATTATTTTGAAAATGCGAAACTTAAAATGGAATCTGAGATTTCTGAAAATGAAGGCGGCTATTGGAAATATTACTTTGAAAACGGAAATATCAGTCAGGAAGGCGTATTAAAAGATGGAAAGAAAACCGGCCTCTGGCAATTTTATTATGAATCCGGACAGCTAAAAAGCAAAGGCTATTACAAAGAGGATAAAAGAGAGGGAAACTGGAATATTTATTATGAAGACAACACACTCAAAGCCCAGGCAATTTATGAGGGTGACATCGCATGGTATAGAGAGTTTTATCCAAGCGGCGAACTTAAAATGGAAGGTAAAATTAGTTCGGGTAAAAGTGATAGCACCTGGACGCACTATTATAAAAACGGAAATCTAAAGGCAGTTGGTGAAGAAAAAAATGGCTTAAAAGAAGGAAAATGGGTGTATTATCATGAATCTGGTGAAAAAGAGAGCGAGGGAACTTATGAACATGGCCAGAAAAATGGTAAATGGAAATATTACTATTCCGATGGGGCTCTCAATGCTGAAGGAAAATTAATTGCTGATCAAAAAGAAGGTTATTGGAAATTATTTTACAATAGTGGAGCATCACTTGCCGAAGGTATTTACGATGATGGTAGCGGGAAATACACCGAATATTACGAAAGTGGAAAAGTCAAAGTAAAGGGTTTTGTTAAAGAAGGGGTAAATGACTCTTCGTGGACTTTCTTTTACGAGGATGGTTCAATAGAAGGTCAGTGCAATTATGAGCAAGGAGAAGGAGAATACACGGGTTTTTATAAAAATGGCAAGCCCAAAATGAAGGGGAAATTAAAAAATGGTGCTAAAACCGGTGTTTGGCAACTCTATGATGAAAAGGGTAAACTGGCCGGCTTATACAAAACCTATTATGACAAAGAAGAACCGGTCGTTGTTGAACCCAAAGATCCGGTAGTAAAAAAAGAACCAAAAAAAGAACCCGAGAGCAGCAAACCCTCCTATAATTTCAAACAACGAAGGAGGATCAGCTATTTTCAAGCACGGATCAATGAATATAGAAGTTTTATTTTAAGCTCAAATCCCCTACAAACACTCTTTGGGAGTTTTCCGGTGGCTTTGGAATATTATTATCAGGAGCGGTTGGGTTACGAATTGAAAGTGGCCTTAATCAGAAATCCATTTTATATCGCCAACAGGCAGGTTGCGACTGATGTGCCTTATGAGCGCGGTTTTTATATCGATTTACGCCAAAAGTTCTATTTTGAAAAAAATATTTATGGACTGCTTTATTTCGGCCATGAAATTCGATACACTCGAAGTACATATGGCGCCAATCTATCTGATCCTGTACTTAACCGTTTCTTTAAACCATCATTAAACGAAGATTTGGTTGAATACAGTATAGTATTTGGTGACAGAGTAATGGAAAGTCATGCCAATAAAGGATTTACTTTGGACGTTTGGGGCGGATTGGGAGTAGGATATCGAAGCATTTCCAGGAACTGGACAAATATTCCGGCTGTTTCAAATGCTTATAGAGATGTAAATCAAGATCCCATAAGTATTCCAATTCGAATTGGAATTACCGTGGGTTATGTTTTCAAATACAATCCATCACCATTGTACAATTAA
- the hemL gene encoding glutamate-1-semialdehyde 2,1-aminomutase: MDISKSKELFQKAQNHIPGGVNSPVRAFKSVGGQPIFFRKAKGAILEDVNGNEYIDYISSWGPMILGHAQPEVVQAIQKAVENSTSFGAPTSAEIDLAELVCKMAPGIDKVRMVNSGTEACMSAIRLARGFTKKDKIIKFEGCYHGHADSFLIKAGSGASTLGIPNSPGVTKGVAEDTLTCSFNNVEQVEEIFSQNPNQIAALIIEPVPGNMGCIIPQEGFLQKVKTICHANDALLIFDEVMTGFRLAPGGVQELFGITADLVTYGKVIGGGMPVGAYGGSAEIMDYVAPDGPVYQAGTLSGNPVAMASGIATLEFLLDNPEIYLSLNAKALMLKNGISEILETKNADFRINQLGSMLSVHFTNEDVLDFDSAAKGNNETFKRFFHHMLNNGIYLPPSAFESWFLNDALSEIHIRKTLDAVERFDI, translated from the coding sequence ATGGATATATCCAAAAGCAAGGAATTATTTCAAAAAGCACAAAATCACATTCCCGGGGGTGTAAACTCGCCCGTCAGAGCATTTAAAAGTGTTGGAGGACAGCCGATATTTTTTCGAAAAGCCAAAGGGGCTATCCTGGAAGATGTCAACGGCAACGAATACATTGATTATATCTCTTCATGGGGTCCTATGATTCTGGGACATGCTCAGCCTGAAGTGGTTCAGGCAATACAAAAAGCAGTAGAAAATTCAACATCTTTTGGCGCACCTACGTCAGCAGAAATCGACCTCGCGGAATTGGTCTGTAAGATGGCACCGGGTATTGATAAAGTTCGTATGGTAAATTCAGGAACAGAAGCATGCATGAGCGCCATTCGTTTGGCACGTGGATTTACCAAAAAGGATAAAATAATAAAATTTGAGGGATGCTATCATGGTCATGCCGATAGCTTTTTGATAAAAGCAGGAAGTGGAGCAAGTACACTCGGTATTCCTAACAGCCCAGGTGTTACCAAAGGAGTCGCTGAAGATACTTTAACCTGCTCCTTTAATAACGTTGAACAAGTGGAGGAGATATTTTCGCAAAATCCCAATCAAATAGCGGCCCTAATCATAGAACCGGTACCTGGCAATATGGGTTGCATTATTCCACAAGAGGGCTTCTTACAAAAGGTCAAAACTATTTGCCATGCCAATGATGCGCTTTTGATTTTTGATGAAGTGATGACAGGCTTTAGACTCGCACCCGGCGGCGTGCAGGAACTTTTTGGAATTACCGCCGACCTCGTGACATATGGAAAAGTAATCGGTGGTGGAATGCCTGTTGGAGCATACGGTGGCTCGGCCGAGATAATGGATTATGTTGCACCGGACGGCCCTGTTTACCAGGCCGGTACGCTTTCAGGAAATCCGGTAGCTATGGCTTCGGGCATTGCAACTTTAGAATTCCTTTTGGATAATCCTGAAATTTATTTAAGCCTCAATGCAAAAGCATTAATGCTAAAAAATGGTATCTCAGAAATTCTTGAAACCAAAAATGCCGATTTTAGAATTAATCAACTGGGATCCATGCTATCTGTACACTTCACAAATGAAGATGTGCTTGATTTCGATTCTGCTGCGAAAGGGAATAATGAAACCTTTAAACGTTTCTTTCATCATATGCTGAACAATGGTATTTATTTACCTCCCTCAGCATTCGAATCCTGGTTTTTAAATGATGCCTTGAGCGAAATCCATATTAGAAAGACTTTGGATGCTGTTGAACGTTTTGATATTTAA